The region AATGCAGCATATATACATTCACATTGAGCAGCATTTCCTTTAAGCACAGCTCTTGACAAATATCTAGGGTGAAAACTGACTTTGgacttttgttacttttgatactgttATCTTTTTAATACTGCACTAGTTTTACATTCATTGCTTTGTTTACTTTGCTTTTTCAGTGCTATGTGTCCATGTACTAATAGACAGTATTTCAGTACAGTCACCTGACTGTATGTTATGTTCATGTGTTCCTCATATGTTGTGTTACAGGTGAACATATTTCCATGGAGAATGCTTTTTTATAATGATTGTTTGATACATCATATGTAAAGAAAACACTTAGTGTCAGTGTCTAGTCATGGTATTTTGAACACTCATGCAGTATTAGTAAAACTGTTTTTCAAACACTGaagaacatttttgttattgaacAAAACTTTGTGCTCAGTactctatttttttattattattttttacacagCATGCATGTTTTCAGCAAGACTTGTCATGTGAAAAATCTATTATATGAGAGAAACAACTATTATTTCTATGTTAAAAGCCCGTTTGAATGCTAAAATAGAAACACAGTCTTCATGTACACAAGCAATTTCAGTCCAGCAGTCCTACTTTGTAAGAAGACAAAGATGGATTTCATATTGTATCAAATTTTCAAACCACAATAGCTTTGTAGCTACAAGAGTTTCTGGCATTTCTTTTATGCTTGAGCCAAATTGCAACCAGAAGACTGAATGATAAGTAATTGAGAGTGTTATTTTGCAGTCTGTATTTTCAGAAAGGTTTGAGGTTTCAAATTAGTTTAACCATTTAACAATGACATCTGAAGCAGCTTAGCTTATTTCAACAGCCTGAACCTTTTGTTTAAAAGCAATTTGACGAGGTCTTTGTAAGGGATACAAATACTGCTTCAATCAATACAATTCTGGGGGttgtgtgttcactgttgccTGTCAGGATTCACTGGTGCTGACCTGGTGGAGtcaagtgtgtttgtgattaAAAGGATGTTCAACAACAACAGTATGGAGGACAAAAAAACCTTTGCTAATGAGAAATCGAAGCAGGTTCACGCGATAACAAGGCCACACAGTATCACTGATGAGAAGCTCCTGAAACCAGCCTCAGCCTATATCATCTAATTACAAAGTTGCAGCTCAAGTCAGAtcgtgtttaaaaaaaatggagggGGTTTGGATGCAAAGGCCAAAAACCTATTTTTAATATTAGACATGTACTTTGCCTAAACTCTGTGTTCAGTGCTGAATATTTGAACTACACATGAGTATGATTGAAATCATttacatgtctgtttttggttaCTATCAGACAAGTAggctgtatttttacatacagtagagtTGAGACATTTAGGCTTGTTTGGTGGTTAAGTGCCTGAACGAGTTTCATTGATATTTAGAAAGGTTCAGATAAATTCATTTAAGTCAACATGTGTCAAACTGGACTGATAATGACCGAACAGCTCTCCCTtgtggaggagctgcagcctgCTAAAGGTGAATGGGTGAACTGAAGTTTTTGAGTGATTTAGAGTAGTTCCATTAAGTGTTTCAcatctaataaaaaaatcaacaattacAAAAGCCCTTATGGTCTTATGAAAGCCCATTTCCACTACAAAAAAGTCCACAacctttttttccattaataaatgtttttatatttatggctTAGTATCTCAAAATTATGACTTGATATAATGattaataattatttgtttattttcaagtGGCAGAAATTAGCTTCCATACACATTGCATCCTACTGGCTACTACAGAGATTATAATGCAGATAAATGAAGTAGCTGTAGTAACACCTGCGTTATTCTTTAAATATGAcatgagaaaagagagacattTTTTGAGGATATTTGGGATTTGACATTTGGAAACATTGGCGTCATAGTCCTCGCTACTTTACACGTGCTTATTTGGGATAAGCAGGCGATTATGACGGGCTCGTGGACATTGCTCAGTGTGATATGAAGCCCTATGCAAATCAAAACACGTGTGAAGCCACGCTGAGGAGAAATTACGCGCCCGGTGCGCACTAAGCGTCAGTCGGCCCCAAACAGAACAACTTCAAACTTTCAACAGCTTAATAAATATAGTTTTAGCAATTAATCAAGAAGCAGAATAGAGAGATTGTGGTCACTTATCACATGGTCCAAGTACGTATAGGTTATATTGTAGGCTACAGGCTGGACGGAAACGGATCGGTTTTAGAAATGGACCCTAAGGTGGAGTGATAGGAAAAAAACTTTGTGCGCTCTCGTTGAATTAACAAATATATAGCCTATGTGTCATGTCGGAGATAAATAATTCAGCGGAGCTTGACATTCACCCTGAAACTGAGGAATGTCCTGCGGAAGATTCATTTGGCTTTGGCGATGATCTGGAGTTAAATCAGTTCGATGGATTGCCCTTTTCCTCACGTTACTACAAATTACTAAAAGAGAGGAAGACTCTGCCAGTGTGGAAGGTCAGGTGCGAGTTTGAAGATGCTCTGGTAAACAACCAACTGGTTATTGTGTCTGGAACAGCAAAGACTGGGAGGAGTACACAGGTAAGACTCTATGGTCAATAATATGAATATCCTATTAGGAAAGAAGGAATCAGGAAGGATGAAAAAGATGGTGAGTGCCTTTCAGAAAGATTTTATTAAAGAACAATTCACATTCAACCTGGACTTAAGTAGATACTGCAGTTGCCCTCGTCTACAAGGAATCTGATTTAGGAGCTTCTTTGGGAACTTGGGGCATTAGAGTGAAAGAATACtgcatctttttctctgttcagGGACATTTTGACTTCCTTCAGACTGGACCCAAATACCAAATAAGCATAACCCAATATGTTTAACTTGCATGCAGTTTGTTGCCACATGCTCAATCCAGCCTATTCAGTCAACAGCAAATGTGAGAGGTCTGCTCCccttgatttgatttaaatgtgaAGTAAACCctttcagttgtgtttttctaCCCAACACTGCATTGTTTATCTACTGAACAGCACAACTTCTCTCTTGGACATAGTTTTGATTCCTGTGACATGTATGGAAGGAGTACCATTATGTGAGCTTGTGTGAACAGCTCAGCAGATGCTGTTGTGTCACTGTGAGGCTGTCCAAGCTCTAGCCAGCCTGACAGTCAAGCTTCACAAAGGCTCCAGCAGGGGGGTTAGGGGACCTCCTGCTGCTAAGCCCTTATCCGCTGGAGCCACCTCATGCTGCCAAAGCAATTTTGCATTATGAGCGATAATACCATAGGATATATCctgtcactgtttgttttgctgtgtgctTAAACAAAGCTGTTGGTACGATCCTGAAAGGATACTTGCCACTGAAAATTGAGTTTatgtaaatagaaaatgttctttttgatGCAGAATTAGTACTCTGAAGCACTGTCATGACATACAAAGTGTGAAAGGTGAACaacatttagttttattctCTCTCAGATCCCTCAGTGGTGTGCAgagttctgtctgtctgctcagtaccAGCATGGCATGGTTGTGTGCACACAGACCAACAGACAGCAGGCTGTAGATCTGGCCTTGCGGGTGGCTGATGAAATGGACGTCAACATAGGCCATGAAGTGGGTTACACCATCCCTCTGGAGACCTGCTGCTCCTCCGACACTTTTCTGAGGTTTGTTGATGAGCTCTCAGTCTGTCTATttcacagccagcagcagcaccatgctTGAATGTCATTTTAATATCATCCACAAACCATTTCTGTCACTCTTAATCTTTTCCTTGCCTGTGCTCCTCACTCACATCATGGATGGTACACACAGAAGATTCTGCTTCAGTTTAGATGAAGAACTTTCAAGTCATAGAACATTATGCTCAtcacaatatataaaaaagcaaaagttCCTTGTGACAGAACATTGCCAGTCTTTTAttggccaaaatgccaaacactggttccagcttctcaaatgtgaggatttgggAGGTCAATCttagttttatatcattgcaaGTTgactgttttgggtttttttggacTTTTAGTCCAAATGTCTGTATGTGGAAATGTCATCTTGGGCTCACTCATCTCACTTTGTAAACAATGCCTATACTCATACTCAGTCAGCACATGCTacataaacagcattttcacaGCATGGTCTTGACTTAAAGCGagcctatgtaacttttgaatgAGGAGAtaacacaatcttcctcttacaaatgaaaagttgaattcataagcaataagacacacattttcttaatttaCTACACTCAGAGGTATTGCTACAGCCTTATGGCGGCTAATGTTAGGAAGCTTTTGATATATGTTGCTGTGTAGCTGACTGTGTGACtcctctacttgtgctactgttacactatgtttCACCACATCTTTATCATTCAGGTACTGCACTGACGACATGCTGCTGAGAGAGATGATGTCAGACCCTTTTCTGGAGCACTACGGGGTCGTTATCATTGACCAGGCCCACGAGAGGACATTTAACACAGACGTACTGCTGGGTCTCCTCAAGGACATCCTGCTGCAGAGGCCTGAGCTCAGAGTGGTGGTCCTCGCCATCCCACCCATGACTGACAAGCTGCTGAGCCACTACGGCAGCATCCCGCTCATCAGTCTGGAGGCCTCATCTCCTGCTGAGGTGGTCCACAGCAACAGTGGCAACAAAGACTACTTCTACTCAGCACTGAGACTGGTGCTGGAGATCCATCGAACCAAAGAGGACGgagatgttgttgtgttttttgcctCAGCTGAGGTAAGagattattgcatttttaatgaGTAGTTTCATTGGACCAAAACTGAGACTGGTTTAACAAATTTCTCCTCTCCTACTTTGCTTGTAATCTCTTCTGCAGGAGGTTCATTGTGCCCACAGCATCCTCCAGAGAGAGGGCAGCAGGTTGGGAGCGGAGCTGGGCCAGATGGTGTCTGTGGTCCTGTGCCCAGGCAAGGGAGGGCTACTGCCTGTTCTGACTGAGCAACCAGACTCCAAGAGGTCCAGAAGGGTTTTCCTCTCTACCCAACAGGGGGAAGATATGTGGTGGCCTACAGAGTCTGTCAACTTTGTCATTGACACAGGAGTCCAGAAAAAGATGGTAAGTTATTTCCAACAAACATATTTACCTGAAATGAGTAATATGCTGATATTAATTGCCATGTGGTTTGGACTTTGTAGGTGTACAATCCAAGAATAAGAGCTAACTCAGAGGTACTTCAACCCATCAGTCAAGGTCAGGCAGACTTACGTAAGCAGCTGTCTGGACCAACAGGTATGTCTGACAATACATGAACCAgtttaaaaggttaaaaaaaaggtttctttcCGATGTTTTCCATGACACACATGGTAAAACATCCAAGGAATCTTTACTATAATAATACTGGAGGAACAACATCAGAGTTAAACAAATCATTTCATGTAAAACCACAATTAAGTGCATCAGCTTTTTGCTTTACTGAATCTACTTCCATTTATTTCCTAGGTAAATGTTTCTGCCTGTATCCTGAAGACAGCCAGCTTCCTGCAGAGAAATCCCCACAGATCTTGGAGTCCAACATTACACCAGCAGTCCTTTTCCTAAAAAGGATGGAGATAGCCAGCCTTGGACAGTGTGATTTCATCGACAGACCAGGTTAGCCTGCTAGTGTAAATTGCACAACGTTACAACTGAAACATGATTCGtgataacaaacatttttattctcaGGTTACTGGTTCCCACAGACGGCATCTCTCTTCCACACTAAAACACAGCCGGAGAGGTGTATGTGGGAGTGTTTTTTGGCTAGTGGAAGTACAGATGAGAAGTACAGATTGCTCTGTGTAGCTGTTTGGGCCCAGTCAGCCATGATTTAGCTGAGCTGACAGGACCCTGCTACTAACTATTGTCTGAGCTCTGACCCACCCTAACATGAACAGAACAGGCTAAAAGAGGCCAGCTCATTAACGATTATACAACATGCCTTGTTAGGGCAGCACCAGAGaagtaaaatgaaaaggaaTTAGAGGCCAAATATACTGGAATATCTCCATATTCTTGCAGAATTTGGCATGGCAGTTATTCTCCCTAATAAGCATACATCATTATGGGGGATGGGGGGGGTTGCACGAGTTATGTGGGAAATGGAAAGCTTAAAGTCACTAAGTGTAGGATTTTATGTGATTTAGAGCAACTTTCAAATTATTGTGATGACATAAGTTGGTGTTTGTATAAAAATGAGACAATCCTGGTGAAAAATGGTGCattttgtatgttgttttcaaaaaatgtacCGGTACATAcactgagcaaaaacaaaaggatAATATTTGTTACAGAGACAAATTTTGTGACACTTGCACTA is a window of Siniperca chuatsi isolate FFG_IHB_CAS linkage group LG20, ASM2008510v1, whole genome shotgun sequence DNA encoding:
- the dhx32a gene encoding DEAD/H (Asp-Glu-Ala-Asp/His) box polypeptide 32a is translated as MSEINNSAELDIHPETEECPAEDSFGFGDDLELNQFDGLPFSSRYYKLLKERKTLPVWKVRCEFEDALVNNQLVIVSGTAKTGRSTQIPQWCAEFCLSAQYQHGMVVCTQTNRQQAVDLALRVADEMDVNIGHEVGYTIPLETCCSSDTFLRYCTDDMLLREMMSDPFLEHYGVVIIDQAHERTFNTDVLLGLLKDILLQRPELRVVVLAIPPMTDKLLSHYGSIPLISLEASSPAEVVHSNSGNKDYFYSALRLVLEIHRTKEDGDVVVFFASAEEVHCAHSILQREGSRLGAELGQMVSVVLCPGKGGLLPVLTEQPDSKRSRRVFLSTQQGEDMWWPTESVNFVIDTGVQKKMVYNPRIRANSEVLQPISQGQADLRKQLSGPTGKCFCLYPEDSQLPAEKSPQILESNITPAVLFLKRMEIASLGQCDFIDRPDPEGLMQALEELDYLAALDDDGNLSEIGIIMSEMPLDPQMAKALVASCEFDCVSEMLTIAAMLSAPSCFQEPPAGMTHEAVQCHRKFQHPEGDHFTLINIYNAFKQSQREQYLSAEKWCQDYFLDHSALKTAEAIRSELTDTLNRIELPISEPSFGTRNNTHNTKRALLAGFFMQIARDVDGSGNYFILTHKHMAQVHPLSSYGAQSHKLGLPEWVVFHEYTLSENNCMRTVSEISPQVYIQMAPLYFFYNLPPSESKDILQDMLDPDGSRKCKDEKQKATAISSDANSGCAVVPQTYDRCVIQ